In the Denticeps clupeoides unplaced genomic scaffold, fDenClu1.1, whole genome shotgun sequence genome, one interval contains:
- the LOC114780431 gene encoding zinc finger protein 541-like: MKKLKKFKRRGPKEQPSGETTEEHQIGQMLFLRKPRPPLQTNVNGTPGFLCGECGRGFEKVKSRSAHMKMHRHHEQSWPGPVAGMAEPPL; this comes from the exons atgaagaagctgaagaagtTCAAACGGCGTGGTCCGAAGGAACAGCCCAGTGGCGAGACA ACAGAGGAACACCAGATTGGTCAGATGTTGTTCCTAAGGAAACCAAGGCCACCCCTGCAGACCAACGTGAACGGGACACCAGGATTCCTTTGTGGCGAATGTGGCCG CGGCTTTGAGAAAGTGAAGAGTCGCAGCGCCCACATGAAGATGCACAGGCACCATGAGCAGAGCTGGCCGGGTCCTGTCGCTGGCATGGCGGAGCCCCCGCTCTAA
- the LOC114780420 gene encoding retinoic acid receptor responder protein 3-like encodes MGDTQMPEPGDLIEMDRGPYAHWAVYVGGGDVIHVTRLEQSGSSSGGSKSGKSNVAVVTKQNLKEALGTSTFRVNNFLDQEYKVRPVDEILGRANSLVGQQVPYHLLASNCEHFVTDLRYGKRKSRQVNSGLEKVAAGAAAAAISPAAAMGALGPVGVLITAVYSLIMWRIIKATKVFK; translated from the exons ATGGGCGACACTCAG ATGCCAGAGCCTGGTGACCTGATTGAGATGGACAGAGGACCATACGCACACTGGGCCGTTTACGTCGGTGGCGGTGACGTGATTCACGTGACCCGAC TTGAACAGTCAGGGAGTTCCAGCGGCGGCTCCAAGTCTGGGAAGTCCAACGTTGCGGTTGTGACCAAACAGAACCTCAAGGAGGCGCTGGGCACGTCAACGTTCCGCGTCAACAACTTTTTGGACCAAGAGTACAAGGTGCGGCCCGTGGATGAAATTCTTGGCCGGGCGAACAGTCTGGTGGGCCAGCAGGTGCCCTACCACCTCCTCGCCTCCAACTGCGAGCACTTTGTTACCGACCTGCGGTACGGGAAGCGCAAATCCCGACAG GTGAACAGCGGCCTGGAAAAAGTGGCAGCAGGAGCCGCGGCAGCAGCCATCTCACCAGCAGCAGCCATGGGAGCATTAGGACCAGTTGGAGTTTTAATAACCGCGGTGTATTCGCTGATTATGTGGCGAATAATAAAAGCTACTAAAGTCTTCAAATGA
- the LOC114780452 gene encoding zinc finger protein 541-like produces the protein MASHCSRSLGQHAWELADAALLEPFSGSGHGEDSHAWVPAAAERPGADVVMEQFQEVALEFPLPDLQALEDMCTDAPAAPPSPTETPGPVPRRKAARKVKNQISPELHMEHSPYLSMKGGGVFIMDQPGEGPDSDKSWNISEDGIFTGSQTVPRSDGAQDQGPQKPVCLSPLLIPVSVPVPDRSTDVQEKTWLQTASSSGGQEHLKSLIMPPLSEAGGALAGRRSWAAGGSLSQLILAYQPPPYTPPPMLSPLYLSAALDNVDRIAVDVVTISPKINVGPRFQAEIPPLRNPLMLLYDEHPAQLVWAPWRGLPSNAEMQKRVSDFLDLCSSSVLPGGGTNTELALHCLHEVQGNVLAALDLLMLRGDYRSSAHPLNDYHYTGALLVILY, from the exons ATGGCGTCCCACTGCAGCAGAAGCCTGGGGCAGCACGCCTGGGAGCTCGCAGATGCCGCTCTGCTCGAGCCGTTTTCGGGGTCTGGACACGGCGAAGACAGTCACGCGTGGGTTCCCGCCGCTGCCGAGAGGCCTGGAGCAGACGTGGTGATGGAGCAGTTCCAGGAGGTCGCCCTGGAGTTCCCTCTCCCCGACCTGCAGGCGCTGGAAGACATGTG CACCGATGCTCCTGCAGCCCCACCTTCCCCGACTGAAACCCCAGGCCCCGTCCCCAGGAGGAAGGCAGCAAGAAAGGTGAAGAACCAGATCTCTCCGGAACTACACATGGAGCACTCGCCCTACCTGTCCATGAAG GGAGGGGGAGTTTTCATCATGGACCAGCCAGGAGAAGGACCAGATTCTGATAAAAG CTGGAACATCTCAGAGGACGGAATCTTCACCGGGTCCCAGACAGTACCG CGGAGTGACGGAGCTCAGGACCAAGGTCCCCAGAAGCccgtctgtctgtccccgcTGCTCATCCCCGTGTCTGTTCCGGTACCTGACAGATCTACAGATGTTCAGGAGAAGACCTGGTTGCAGACAGCCAGCAGTAGTGGAGGCCAGGAACATCTGAAGAGCCTGATCATGCCCCCTCTGTCGGAGGCAGGCGGAGCCCTCGCCGGCCGGCGGAGCTGGGCGGCTGGAGGGTCTCTCAGTCAGCTGATCCTGGCCTATCAACCTCCACCATACACGCCACCTCCCATGCTGAGCCCTCTGTACCTCAGCGCCGCTCTGG ACAACGTGGACAGGATTGCAGTAGACGTCGTCACCATCAGCCC GAAGATCAACGTGGGGCCGCGCTTCCAGGCCGAGATCCCGCCGCTGAGGAACCCCCTGATGCTGCTGTACGACGAGCATCCAGCTCAGCTGGTGTGGGCGCCGTGGAGAGGCCTACCCAGCAATGCGGAGATGCAGAAGAGGG TCTCAGACTTCCTGGACCTGTGCTCCTCCAGCGTCCTGCCAGGAGGGGGCACCAACACAGAGCTGGCCCTACACTGTCTCCACGAGGTGCAGGGAAACGTCCTG GCTGCACTGGACCTGCTGATGCTGAGGGGAGATTACCGTTCATCCGCTCATCCCTTAAACGACTACCACTACACAGGTGCGCTCCTGGTTattctttattaa